In the genome of Crassostrea angulata isolate pt1a10 chromosome 6, ASM2561291v2, whole genome shotgun sequence, the window taatgtataacaagatacaatgtcatatcatatgtaacaatatcatatttcatcattatttattacagtattttattgtaatatatgatatatattgtaggtatcataggatgcaatatcatatttatattattgtattgataaacattgtatcatataataccctatgaaatgaacatatgattattatacatttttttaacatatgatattgttatacgatattgtgtcaaaatagtatccatgtatatccaagatcattattaactatgattttcaaataatatgataaaggtggtctcataaaggtgattcctcagaaaggtgatgcctcgtctcggtgagctttgtaatctgtgattacctatgtttgtaTGTAATTAAATGAGTTGATAAAATAACTTAACAATGCTCTGATGAGAAATGATCCTTGGCAAAGATCTGTCATATCCCAGTAATAAATATTCCATCTATTCAATACTACAGTTTTTGCAGTagtgaatttaaaatattttaccaactttaaaaataaaatgtttttaatcataccatAGTTTGCACTTGGTcagaaatgtatttatatacatagCCTGAATAAAGTCTGACTCCTACATATTGACGCATTTAAACCATGGCCAGAAGGGAGAGGATCAAACATATTGCCATGATATTGCCTATGATTTCTGACAATTCAAAGTTTCATATACTTATATGTGtactataattttttcttttctattatttttttcagagaGCTACACATTACAACAAGCTATTGATGCAATAGGGTTTGGAAAATTTCAAGTCAAACTGTCAATTCTGACAGGATTTGCTTGGGTATGTAATATCTTAATTAAATTGTAGCTTCTTCGAGTTTTACATTGGTATTTATGATAAGCATTTATAAAAGTTCTCTACATTAAACATGATAGTAGTTGATTTCTAACTTTAGATGGCAGATGCTATGGAGATGATGATACTGGCTATCTTGTCACCAGCTCTCCACTGTGAATGGCAGTTAGAGGGATGGCAGCAAGCCAGCATAACAACAGTAAGGGAGCTTTATTTAGTGAAACAAAATGGGACTACTGTTTAAAGGGAAACATTCacccccattttatttttcactccTTTTGCCCTAGCTGTCAGCTGGCAAATTTAAGTCTAGGTGAATCAAATGTCTCAAATTGTTTCTCtttaaacaaaactatgtctgggcgaattcaagggATGAAACTGGTTGCAAGTGTAGGAGGTCGAAAATTACATAGGGCAAAAGTTACATGGGATGAAAAGAacactgtatacagtatatagacAAGACAGAAAAATAACAGTAACATACTACAATGTTTTGATTGTTGATTTAATACAGTAATCATGATAGAGCAGAAATTGGCAATGCTGTCTTTGTTAACGTATAATGCTCTGATGAAAGTGATCAAGGAGAAACATCATGTATTGCCAAAATATCTAGGGGACACTGTTTATATGTTTTGTCTTTTGAGTATTTTCCCTACGATTCTTAAAGAAAGTAAGTACCAGTTAAATAAGCAAGTAATTGTTTATTCAAGTGTCACAATTTATGCCAATACAACTAACTAGATTTCATTATAACACATTATACAAGATATTGTCCCCCTGCCTGTGACACTTATAAAAAGATTACAGGTTACATCCCATTGAAAGAAATTCTATTGTGTTCACACAGcagaagaaaaaaatggttATGATCTAACCAATTTGAAATAATAGTACATctgtatttgtacatgtataaggatgTGGATTGATCCGTTATATGCATTTgctaaattaatgttttaaaaatttattattaaataagtAGTACTTAGCTATGTTCAGAACAATGAGTAACTcagtaaaaaaatgttttggatTGATAGTGTAGCAATACTGGAAAAATTTCTTGATGCAAGTCATTTCCTTTTCCTGCAATATTCATTATCTtcatataaattgttttaatcCCAATAAAAAAACAGATTGTTGAAACAAATTGTGAATTAAACAGTGCATAAGATTTATCAGCATGATAAGTTATTTAAGAGTTTTACATGTTATATCATGTACAGTTGATGAAATAATTAAGTTGGCCGATTGCAGGTTGTTTTTGCTGGAATGATGTGCAGTTCTAGTTTATGGGGAAGTATCAGTGATAAATACGGCAGAAAAACGGTGAGTTAAACCGCATACTTGGtgcaatatttattataaagtgcattgacaatcaaattttacaacataaATAACTGATTCACATTCTAACATTTATCCATATTTCATGTATGAAATTACTAGTGCCTGGTTTTTGTATCTTTGAGATTGTATGTTGGACTTCAATGATTATCTTAGCTGTGTAATTTGaccaatttaaatgattttgttgtatTTTCAATACTGTTCACGTGatagatatgaaattgaaatatatcTATGCTATATCTTACATTATGATATTTaactcaaaatgtttaaaaaatctaataattagtttaactttgacagGCTTTGTTTTTTGCTTTTGACAGGAATTAATATTGTGTTCAGTCATCACCTGTTACTTTGGAATTCTCAGTGCATTTGCTCCAAACTTTGTGTGGATCTTGATTCTGAGAGGACTGGTGGGATTTGGTATAGGAGGTGCCCCGCAGTCGTAAGTCTAAACCTTTTGGAAATCAGAAGCAGTCTACTGTTCCAAAAAGGATTATCAATAGCATTGTCACAAAAATTGATCCTCTCAAATCTAGCAACTTTGAAGTTTTGCAAAGACTTTCAGCTAACCATATACTGTTATGCAAGGCTCAATTATTACAAGCACATTAATTTCTTTCCTTCATAAAAATTTCTCATTATATTTTAGTCTGATTTtatgtactttgttaattgtttgACTTACCTGGAGtggtaaataaaatacatgtattcatgaatTGTTATTGCAGGGTAACCTTGTATTCAGAATTTTTACCAACAGCCTCAAGAGCCACATGTGTTGTGCTGGTTGAGGTAACTGCACTTTAAATAATAAGTGTGTTTTTAGTGCTTAGATTTTTTCTTAACAGGGTAGGGAGAGAAAATCACTGTATCATTTAGGACATTATGATGTTTAATTGAATATTTCAGATCTTCTGGGCCATCGGTGCTTGCTTTGAGGTGTTGCTGGCTCTGGTCGTCATGCCCTGGCTGGGCTGGCAGTGGCTTCTTGGGTTATCTGCCCTTCCACTTCTTCTGTTCTCAATATGTTGTTATGTAAGTATCTTAgagaaatgatattttcaatagTCATAAAAAAAGCAATCTTCTTTTGTGAAAACAGATATATGATGATACTAGTACCTCACTGAGCAATACATGTGCCATACTACCAGGGTATTGGTATTTGACTTTCCAGTTTACTTTGTATGACAAATCTCTCTTCATTAGTGGCTACCTGAAAGTGCAAGGTATGACATAACCAGGGGAAATGTAGAGAAAGCCATTGCAACACTCAAAAggatttcatttgaaaatggAAAACCCCTGCCCCCTGGGAGACTTGTGGAACCGACCAGTAAGGTCAGTCAGAAATACTTTACTTGTCTTTGATGATCCTCTAATATGTTGATAAAATTCCCTTGATGCTGCTTCAAATGTTATGTTTCACACCTTAGAGATACCTGTACAAGGTGCCCaatgatttatttaaagaattttggtaatttaccggtacatgtacatgtacaagtatctTCAGTTTCACATTGTTTCCTAAGCAGCATGTACATCAGCAATGAGAATCATCAGCGGGATTTACATTGAATGATTACACAGTAAATCAGAATGCCCCTATCTGCTAATCTTGTTTGCAGAAGGAAAACCAGTCTGTAAACTATGCTTCAAGGGcactttattttctttttatctatGTTGCAATCACATTTTCACTTTGAACTTGataatattgatacatgtattaaaataaaaagtaatgaATTGCATATCAGACTTAATAGATTAATCAGTTCCATGTCTATTTTAGGCAACAAGTAGAGGGAGCATGAAAGACCTTTTCATGCCAGAATTTCAGAAGACAACCTTTTTTCTATGGATAATATGGTAAGACATATAATTACAGGCCACATGGTACTGAGCTACATCCATTTAGCCTTTATTGTATATTACACTTTATAACAAAGAAACTGATTGGAATTAATACAccaaacataaataaaattttaactgaataaatatatgattaaatAGTGGCAATTTGTTCCTCCAGGCTCGTTGCTGCTTTTTCATATTACGGAATTGTTTTAATGACCACAGAACTCTTTGAAATTTCTGATGGATGCCATGGTAAGTATTCTGATCCTCCTATTCATTTTCAGAAGGTTGAGCTTGAGTGATACATTGCTCTTGatgctttaaaaattttattgtaaagCATAGGTTTTATTACGTGCACCAGGGCTGCGTCCAAGATCGTAGCTGCTTCGTAGGGCTACGTAGTTGAACGATAAGCTAGGCTAGCTGCTACGTAGATATTcgtagcctaaatattttatgctaagcatcaaattcaagatggccaccttagttaccacttttaaacaaacatgaaatctatTTATTTAGTGATATGATATTCATCCTTTAAGTTATAATAAATTGTAACTTGCatatttccgcttgaaattaacaaattaacttgaaattaacaaatcaaatctgAGACCTAGCAGATAACTTAGCGGTCCATTCAATAGACCTAGCGGCAAGGCTAACTGCTatgatcttgaacgcagcccaggtatttgataaattttaaggtTTAGGAGAACTTTGGATTTGGATGTATTTCTTGCAGCAACATTTTGTAAAATCGGTCatcataaacaattttttttatggcaaataatgaaaaattatgaaataatgttggtTTGGAATAAAATAATGTGcctttatatttgtattttcaatATGCAATTTTTACATGAAGTAAATTTGTGCTCTTTGGAATACCGTTAAAATTATGTATAGCATTATGAAATGTTATTGAAAAACTGCTATTCTTTAATGTACAGGTTCCTCTGTGAAGGTTGAACAACCCTGCTTTGTTCAGTGTAAAGGTCTTACTACATCAGACTATGTGGATCTTACCTGGACAACATTTGCAGAATTTCCAGGTAAgtctattatatatatatatgtacaacatttttttgaattgaaatttttgtacAAGTTCATTTATGGTAAGTGAAAACCAATTTTGTCTCTTTCTTTCAACAGGACTGTTTGTGACTGTTTTCCTTATTGAAAGAATAGGAAGAAAGTTTACGATGGGAtttgaattctttgttttcagtGTGTTTGTTTTGTTGGCAAATATTTGCACATCAAGGTAAgattttcaatacatgtactagatctGTAGTGTACATGTAGCTATAATAAGCCCTGGTTCATATAGACCTATATTTTGGCAGATACTGGTACATATGTTTCAATTTATAATCTTATTTTTGACCTTGAAAAGttgaaaatcaacaaatgtagcccttttatttaatttgtccATATGTGTGCATGCATATCAACTTCACAGAAAAGCACAGAATTATTGGCATATGACATTTTATGCTCCGTCAATATGTTTTTCTGTACAGTCAGACTTTTGGATTTGCCAATTGAAAGAGCtatttatgtacatatacatgtacatactgacattttgatttaaacaatattttatttcacaatGAAATACTAGCAATACATgtctaattaattttttttatgaattaaatacCCTATAttaaaaatctattaaaaattattttaaatttataaaaggTAAAGGTCACTGGAGTTGTCATTTCTTAGCTCATTTCCAGTATTtaacaatgtttttattttgatttctttaatttcCATTCTAATATTTCAGACCTGTATTGACATTTTTCCTATTTGTTGCCCGAGCTTTTATATCAGGAGCATTCCAGGCAGCCTATGTTTACACACCTGAGGTGaattaagtttatttaaaataaaaaaaaaaaccaagtggCACTGTACTTCTTTtcacagtaaattttcatttatttgatttctgCATTATTGAATAGTTACTATTAATGAAGGCGTTTAGTAATATATTTGATGTTACGTAATCAGCCATGATAAAACTTAAGATTTCAGTAATTAATTTGTCACAGTTGGGAAAGAAAATTACTTGTATGTGTCTTTCTGCATGTTGTAGGTGTATCCAACGTCTATGAGAGCTATTGGACTGGGCTCTTGTAGTATGATGGCAAGGATAGGTGCAATTGTAACTCCTTTTGTAGCTCAGGTACAATCAATTGCCTTTATAGTCATTGCATACAGTTTTTATTGTACCGTAATTGTTTTGTCCTTCTGAAATACAGGTAGCCATCTAAGGATAATTTCCATGCTTTGAAACATTTAACAGAACTAGTTTTGCAATCTTGAAtagttttttaattgaaaaatcataaaacaaagATATTTAGTGATGTACTTCGTCTTTAgtctttacatgtatgttagaaTAAGATCTGTTAAATAATGCAATAATAGTTCAGATATAGATAATTTACTTGGAATTGATaggaaataataataatatgcaTCAGTAATGTTCTGGAATGTTTGATGCTAAAGCTACACTGTAAATGGTATTATTGATTTCAGGTTTTATTAAAAGAATCTTCCTATTTGGCAATTTCCACTTACGGAGTTATCTCCATTGTTGCCACAGGAGCTGCCATTTTACTTCCTATAGAAACCAAAGGAAAGGAAATGAAAGTAAGACTTACCCAGAATTACCCATAAAGATCCGGATAGCATTTCTAGTCCATAGctctaaattataaaataagaataggtatttaaattcaaattagaTTTACACGTGAAGCCAATAcaccaaaaatatcaagttagTACTTCCTTTAGGCTGAGGGTTGATAATTTTCTCCAGTAAGAGGCTAGCATAGCAAAACTGATACTCTTTCTGTCCCccaaatactgtaaattcctaattaaacatgagAAATTAATTTCTGCTAAAACAGAAACacttgcagattttaaaatcttgctttcatTTTTAAGACACTTTTAAACTataggaaattataacaaaaaactggGGATCGCGATTTTATGTTTTCGCGATTTCATGCAAAACAAAGGaattgcagaattaagtactcacgtaaaatggaggaatttacagtatcaaaaGTTTCTAATACCTCATGTCCAtggatactgtagattccttgttttacgcaagtacttaattctgcgattcaaCGGTTTTGCATCAAAACACGAGAATATTAAATTGctaatgttgaattttttaatgtattataattccAAAAAGTTACATCTGTCCAAGAAATtgaagcgagattttaaaacctGTGAGATGTACTTCTCGCAATTTTatgtggatattaattccttatGTTTAATTAAGAATTTAAGAGTATTGCATCCTTTAGAGCTGATTTATATACTGAGAAGTTCCTTTAATTACGCTGTGTAAATTCAGTGCTTTTAATTCTTCTAATACATATATTGCATTGAGTCATAATGACTTGCATCTAGTTTCACCAGATacgctttttttaaaacaattaacaaGGTATTTTGGttttatactacatgtatgtttatattGTAGGATACCACTTCAGAAATTACAGTTCAGCACTAACTCAGTGCCCTCGTGAATGAGAGGACCAACAACCAATAGAATCTCAGCGTGTTCCATATACATATACCTGTAACCTGTCTGTTGTCGTATGCGTATGTGATAGATAAATCGACCTTGTGTTTATCCTGTGATACCAGTACAGTAGGAAGCAGTTAGACTATTATTATTGTTGAA includes:
- the LOC128187426 gene encoding synaptic vesicle 2-related protein-like, giving the protein MNILHHKSWHVRNKNNIERVRRDEEKAALEEKERQRKIALAEQEARTDFLRVKSRKRIEDAGNSSNQVDSGKSEERSQESAVSTFGTGALSEDIYSGKHINFFKETDGMVVSDRKNAEHEADKKKEQEEWEKKVGILTYLGQSSNETSASWYNQRKRKHEDEEEDGSYEKRKSREKNRKLQDHLDPIRQMDCYLEKKKHKDKDEKHKKHKKKKHRQDREKSSSKHKTSSSSSKQKPKASIEQLRAERLKREMEERQRTAQLLAKHRGEKTEPKSQEVSKREQTYNSQFNPELARKPRRKPHMTYDWYTCLANLCKPEEQYCNLISKMFNRLVKFRRGGDKYEDLDESNIDLDITDPAMKNIVNSGNSMEMFDNPEEVQPKETVESPDTEESYTLQQAIDAIGFGKFQVKLSILTGFAWMADAMEMMILAILSPALHCEWQLEGWQQASITTVVFAGMMCSSSLWGSISDKYGRKTELILCSVITCYFGILSAFAPNFVWILILRGLVGFGIGGAPQSVTLYSEFLPTASRATCVVLVEIFWAIGACFEVLLALVVMPWLGWQWLLGLSALPLLLFSICCYWLPESARYDITRGNVEKAIATLKRISFENGKPLPPGRLVEPTSKATSRGSMKDLFMPEFQKTTFFLWIIWLVAAFSYYGIVLMTTELFEISDGCHGSSVKVEQPCFVQCKGLTTSDYVDLTWTTFAEFPGLFVTVFLIERIGRKFTMGFEFFVFSVFVLLANICTSRPVLTFFLFVARAFISGAFQAAYVYTPEVYPTSMRAIGLGSCSMMARIGAIVTPFVAQVLLKESSYLAISTYGVISIVATGAAILLPIETKGKEMKDTTSEITVQH